In the Plasmodium chabaudi chabaudi strain AS genome assembly, chromosome: 13 genome, one interval contains:
- a CDS encoding GTP-binding protein, putative → MFLKLLLFFTINICFIYTKCNSYYIRRKFFENLFFLNYNSNNLNNFDINGSKKIKPLGKKRDFFTKLKSREYNERCQNGGRKYKHVDKKFPACFFLANEGRLDKLDTQCDDQTRRKCFYVPGKNENKGGSLNTNTRICSSTFDSIFKDNFNENDRLKKSELISILACICTNIVIQYLKIKEEKKTENFDYSFDYSVMNILKLVNFEYDVNEEITKKKKKKYKKKKNKTSDEFEEDEYVEEVNIDIDNKNTKEEDEKLNEYIKKLEYNTLELNEIEPYIDLFFGKKTYNNVFIKHNIDIQKIHKVLNEALFDKCKEKENVIQLQKFVEEEEKTLKKKKINVRNAKTFNDYMHNFNALEERRNVEEVENILYDDDMNDLMENETDTNNEIVDKKKKKKKKRENSQISKWKKENKYGGKLELDPSDDDDSGGGDDDESWESGHAEDDHAVNESGGDEYGEDERGEDEDGENHGHDEDNNERNESGDGEKINSLSYILIKKCDNLEKEKNEEQKEDKSDIVLIKFIYDNKYKCEFRTDIGVIVYDVGNAENVGNVENAEKIKMISIGKESNDSVIDSDEKNKLSEGSLKFIENINLSELYSLPYKKRYKKKQKIIKEINQKIDYDNIEEKDKRVLLYTYLRIWDDDLHFYELNKFDIKLFGKDRNGCKEMDENKKYSFLQNYNYSDKEEILITSDMYNKIVSSEKGLNKTNKNIYGLLSSDENFFNNDFISFNLNIYINNRNVINNIDDLINILKPFNCYFSKNILNYLIKIKKEKKEFSFLSSNQFLNNYTFDEKDELFSVNKILAKCKVESRYINLFGKDEDGNFRSNRISKLFVFPITSKWRLKKYRFIKNGESNIFGTRKGMNFGSEKRRDGIPIYSIIDDNKKSKRKHRETSREENKKQNNYFTNLVEDEDTDFNESIDKELINFENLNNIIKLKDENKEDIEKDGKNEKQNLAEKNYFKKMIEKQKKINDFLSLEHMKENVKKHINIVDLDGAIKYFTNEEKEGGKSRKSDNVNNINEEERDEFNYNESPDLDEGISKMEEIELDESIKKMLQDNNIHMHRLNTIGNENKVKVEKQKEEKEKINNFFKDMKAQVKISNDTCVGCGISFQTIDKKRLGYLKNHIYEKVMTDEENSDKDRILKEIYEENEKGQNENADENYKLEFEEIMKSTKQYIQRQNEPNEEGVNNTEMEYIEEKGPMKNEEAEMVDNKPYICERCFDLKYKNSIKNNLIINYSNNNEISAHDFEKYVINIFKKKCFIIYIVDILDLYIYSNLQKLFKIYKKLHSDKKKVEGFYFCINKIDLLKGYKEFTVKTYVHNFLKSHKINILFNNIFLVSAKTGYNVKKLIYTAYMRSKNAFMKKKKKNKKEETEDLPLAGEDDEEVDEQNEEGVEDEDKEIGDQNEEYKDFMSELYENDENKKILKEYERKTRKKKNPKNVNLYIVGNANSGKSTLINYLLKSLTKEKKANSNNSCNNFLISNSIIPGTTLKNIKIKLNNNLTINDTPGIISNNSMLSYLNFDEMKYVVCTKLKKKIPSIYINENDYIFIGGLVYINILSIKKYYSIMSFFMSDKIPIIKRKRFSKDPKEFLKKRIQSGYLYPPFSVDRFNEINDFKKCYFNINNPYINIDNSSYDIHIQGLGCITFYSFQNLEFDLYTLKNVDVIGRPSLMPYHKKYRMLDFSVKKKT, encoded by the coding sequence atgtttttaaaattgcTATTGTTTTTCACAATTAACATTTGTTTCATATACACAAAATGtaattcatattatataagaagaaaattttttgaaaatttatttttcttaaattataattcaaacaatttaaataattttgatataaatGGTAGTAAGAAAATAAAGCCTCTTGGTAAAAAGAGagatttttttacaaaattaaaaagtagGGAATATAACGAAAGGTGTCAAAATGGTGggagaaaatataaacatgtaGATAAGAAATTTCCagcatgtttttttttagctaATGAAGGAAGATTAGATAAACTGGACACACAATGTGATGATCAAACTCGTCGtaaatgtttttatgttcctggaaaaaatgaaaataaagggGGTAgtttaaatacaaatacaCGAATTTGTTCATCAACATTTGatagtatttttaaagataATTTTAATGAGAATGATAGACTAAAAAAAAGCGAATTAATATCAATTTTAGCATGTATATGTACAAATATAGTAATccaatatttaaaaataaaggaagaaaaaaaaacagaaaatTTTGATTACTCTTTTGATTATAGTGTTATGAACATATTGAAGTTGGTGAACTTTGAATATGATGTTAATGAAGAAattacgaaaaaaaaaaaaaaaaaatataaaaaaaaaaaaaataagacaAGTGATGAGTTTGAAGAGGATGAATATGTAGAAGAAgtaaatatagatatagacaataaaaatacgaaagaagaagatgaaaagttaaatgaatatattaaaaaattagagTATAATACCTTagaattaaatgaaatagaaccatatatagatttattttttggaaaaaaaacgtataataatgtttttataaaacataatattgatatacaaaaaatacacaaaGTTTTGAATGAAGCACTTTTTGATAAATGtaaagaaaaggaaaatgttatacagcttcaaaaatttgttgaagaagaagaaaaaactttaaaaaaaaaaaaaattaatgtaaGAAATGCAAAAACATTTAAtgattatatgcataattttaatgCTTTAGAAGAGAGACGAAATGTTGAAGAGGTGGAAAATATACTTTATGATGATGATATGAACGATCTAATGGAAAATGAAACGGATACTAATAATGAGATTGTagataagaaaaaaaaaaaaaaaaaaaaaagagaaaatagccaaatttcaaaatggaagaaggaaaataaatatggagGGAAACTTGAGCTGGATCCGTCAGATGATGACGACAGTGGTGGTGGTGATGATGATGAAAGTTGGGAGAGTGGGCATGCTGAGGATGATCATGCTGTGAATGAAAGCGGAGGAGATGAATATGGTGAGGATGAACGTGGTGAGGATGAAGACGGGGAAAATCATGGGCACGACGAAGACAATAATGAGAGGAATGAAAGTGGAGACGGcgagaaaataaattcgctttcttacattttaataaaaaaatgtgataaTTTAGAGAAGgaaaaaaacgaagaacaaaaagaagataaaagtgatattgttttaataaaatttatttatgacAATAAGTATAAATGTGAGTTTAGAACGGATATAGGTGTTATAGTATATGATGTGGGAAATGCGGAAAATGTGGGAAATGTGGAAAATGCggagaaaataaaaatgataagcATAGGAAAGGAATCCAATGATAGTGTCATTGATagtgatgaaaaaaataaactaagTGAGGGTAGTCTAAAGTTTATAGAAAACATAAACCTATCTGAATTATATTCCCTTccatataaaaaacgatataagaaaaagcagaaaataataaaagagataaatcaaaaaatagattatgataatatagaagaaaaagataaaagagtattgttatatacttatttaagAATATGGGATGAtgatttacatttttatgagTTAAATAAGTTTGATATTAAACTGTTTGGAAAGGATAGAAATGGCTGCAAAGAAATGgatgaaaacaaaaaatatagctttcttcaaaattataattattcagataaagaagaaatattaattacaAGTGATATGTACAATAAAATAGTTAGTAGCGAAAAAGGTTTAAACAAaacgaataaaaatatttatggtTTATTAAGTAgtgatgaaaatttttttaataatgattttatttcatttaatttaaatatatatataaataatagaaatgtaataaataatattgacgatttaataaatattttaaaaccaTTTAACTGTTAttttagtaaaaatattttaaattatttaataaaaattaaaaaagaaaaaaaagaattttcatttttatcttctaaccaatttttaaataattacacatttgatgaaaaagatgaattatttagtgtaaacaaaattttagCCAAATGTAAAGTCGAGAGTcgatatattaatttatttggaAAAGATGAAGATGGAAATTTTCGAAGTAATAgaatttcaaaattatttgtattccCTATAACATCAAAATGGAGGTTAAAGAAATATAggtttattaaaaatggtgagtcaaatatatttggtACTCGAAAAGGGATGAATTTTGGGAGTGAAAAACGGAGGGATGGGATTCCTATTTACTCAATCattgatgataataaaaaaagtaaaagaaAACATCGAGAAACAAGTCGAGAAGAAAATAAGAAACAAAATAActattttacaaatttagTGGAAGATGAGGATACAGATTTTAATGAAAGCATAGATAAAGAATtgataaattttgaaaatcttaataatattataaaattaaaagatgaaaataaagaggATATTGAAAAGgatggaaaaaatgaaaaacagAATTTGGcggaaaaaaattattttaaaaaaatgatagagaaacaaaaaaaaataaacgatTTTTTGAGTTTAGAGCATATGAAggaaaatgtaaaaaagcATATTAACATTGTGGATTTAGATGGTgctattaaatattttacaaatgaagaaaagGAAGGTGGAAAAAGCAGAAAGTCTGataatgttaataatattaatgaagaagaaagagacgaatttaattataatgaaagTCCAGATTTGGATGAAGGAATAAGTAAAATGGAAGAAATCGAACTTGATGAAtctataaagaaaatgttacaagataataatatacatatgcatagaTTAAATACGATAGGAAATGAGAATAAAGTGAAGGttgaaaaacaaaaagaagaaaaagaaaaaattaataatttttttaaggaTATGAAAGCACAGGTAAAAATAAGTAATGATACGTGTGTGGGATGTGGTATATCATTTCAAACaatagataaaaaaagattggggtatttaaaaaatcatatatatgaaaaagtaATGACTGATGAAGAGAATTCAGATAAAGATCGTATACTAAAAGAGatatatgaagaaaatgaaaaaggtcaaaatgaaaatgctGACGAAAACTATAAACTAGAGTTTGAAGAAATTATGAAATCAACAAAGCAATACATTCAAAGGCAAAATGAGCCAAATGAAGAAGGTGTAAATAACACAGAAATGGAGTATATAGAAGAAAAGGGACCaatgaaaaatgaagaagCCGAAATGGTGGATAACAaaccatatatatgtgaaaGATGCTTTGatttgaaatataaaaatagcatAAAGAATAACTTAATAATTAACTATAGTAATAACAACGAAATAAGTGCACatgattttgaaaaatatgttataaatatttttaaaaagaaatgctttattatatatatagttgaTATTTtagatttatatatatattcaaatttacaaaaattatttaaaatttataaaaaacttCATTccgataaaaaaaaagttgaagggttttatttttgtattaataaaatagacCTACTAAAGGGGTATAAAGAATTTACTGTTAAAACGtatgttcataattttttgaagagtcataaaataaatatattatttaataatatatttttagtaaGTGCAAAAACTGGGTATaatgtgaaaaaattaatatacacTGCCTATATGCGAAGTAAAAATGcctttatgaaaaaaaaaaaaaaaaacaaaaaggaAGAGACTGAAGATTTGCCACTAGCTGGAGAAGATGACGAAGAGGTTGACGAGCAAAATGAAGAGGGTGTAGAAGACGAAGATAAAGAAATTGGAGATCAGAATGAGGAATATAAAGATTTTATGAGcgaattatatgaaaatgatgagaataaaaaaattttgaaagaatatgaaaggaaaacaagaaaaaaaaaaaacccAAAAAATGTGAATCTATATATAGTAGGTAATGCAAATAGTGGGAAGTCGACActcataaattatttattaaaaagtttaacaaaagaaaaaaaggcgaatagtaataatagttgtaacaattttttaattagtAATAGTATTATACCAGGTacaacattaaaaaatataaaaataaaattaaataataatttaacgATAAATGATACTCCAGGTAtaatttcaaataattcGATGTTGtcttatttaaattttgatgAAATGAAATATGTAGTTTGTACAaaattgaagaaaaaaatcccttcaatttatattaatgaaaatgattatatatttattggtgggttagtatatattaatattttaagtataaaaaaatattattctataatgtcattttttatgtctGATAAGATTCcaattataaaaagaaaaagatttTCAAAAGACCCAAAAGAATTTTTGAAGAAAAGAATACAAAGTGGATATCTTTATCCACCATTTTCAGTTGATAGatttaatgaaattaatgattttaaaaaatgttattttaatataaataacccatatataaatatagataataGTAGTTATGATATACATATTCAAGGATTGGGTTgtattactttttattcttttcaAAATCTTGAATTTGATTTATATACACTGAAAAATGTTGATGTAATTGGAAGACCTTCTTTAATGCCTTatcacaaaaaatatagaatgcTCGATTTTtcagtaaaaaaaaaaacataa
- a CDS encoding ABC transporter B family member 6, putative: MHNYNCLKKSSKISNNFFCQYVSPTLNKNLLISCKDIKRNNQISDHIYLVTLISNTTKKYQASHIFNSIKNKHIFLSSYTFQKRANKKLLNTIYNNLNTIINKNKTLITNLSENKTSNKLHYNFNCPSKCTPKNDIYKILSNIQSAHPLICAADSPILNDAYTFMIQNVIKNKLNNKTDNSYHYNNNIFYQKNVLCNKKLNDTRPYSFLIIRNQFGTKAKNVGKNSDKNVGKNSDKNQHSNGEEQTSIQLHNYTSSNNEKDNDPLRKYANIDAKELDTILHNLEKIYENKSSKVNINIKVLVYLFKNFIFKNKELKAKIFLSFAFLLCSKISIIYTPILLSSFIENVNLQTKLSNDSLNTLFSNDPCVTILSAYVLSRVLSSTLNELRNSVFTTISQRISTFISKLFFYKIHNLNLNFILSKKNGELSMVFNRGCKSITNLLNVIVFQIIPIILEFILYLYILSYKIHYSVSAVTCLNMLLYILFTTLVTKRRTIIRKNMNKSEQNTFNIFLDSIQNVEQVKYYTNELHELNKFIKEQKIYEKEAINVQKSLSFLNLGQQMILNFNLFLCLYLTYLNIANDVFPFSYLILVNTLLFQLAMPLNMFGTIYRETKLSLVDIECMIQILIKKMKSINHGHKYDIQKGDIIFSNVTFKYPQINNQFDLKKYKNNVDANNKSIHNIQQNTGIIKSIWNSTLIFFSKFKTKSEETKENIKSNNDLYTIENINTMNPEIKDNLNDELRKSITKSIITSSDNTNSETKNNYIFQNFSCHINDGEKVAIVGKSGLGKSTLIKLLLKFYEIESGNIYIDNKNIQDINLYTLRRNISVVPQDTILFNNTISYNIKYGNFQCTDKEMIEASIKAELHDKILNMENKYDTIVGERGTKLSIGEKQRICIARSFLKNSKILILDEHASNLDNENKKLIEKALHKLCYGKTTFFITHLMDNLQNMDKVIYFSGQNIHVGKHSELMNQNEAYKEFYNSKNNII; encoded by the coding sequence atgcataattataactgtttaaaaaaaagttcaaaaatatcaaataattttttttgtcaatATGTATCACCAACTTTAAACAAAAACCTTCTCATATCTTGTAAAGATATCAAAAGAAACAATCAAATATCAgaccatatttatttggttACATTAATTAGTAACACTACCAAGAAATATCAAGCgtcacatatttttaattcaattaaaaataaacacatttttttgtcttcATATACTTTTCAAAAGAGagcaaacaaaaaattattaaatactatatataacaacctaaatacaattattaacaaaaacaaaactTTAATAACGAACTTAtcagaaaataaaacaagtAACAAATTACATTACAACTTTAATTGCCCTTCAAAATGTACaccaaaaaatgatatctataaaattttatcaaacATACAATCGGCACATCCACTTATTTGTGCAGCCGATTCCCCCATACTAAATGATGCCTACACATTTATGATTcaaaatgttataaaaaataaattgaataataaaacagaCAACTCatatcattataataataacatattttatcaaaaaaatgttctttgcaacaaaaaattaaatgacaCGCGACCCTACAGCTTCTTAATCATTCGAAATCAGTTTGGAACGAAAGCAAAAAATGTTGGTAAAAATTCCGATAAGAATGTCGGTAAAAATTCCGATAAAAATCAACATAGTAATGGCGAAGAACAAACTAGCATACAATTACATAACTACACAAGTAgcaataatgaaaaagacaATGATCCGTTaagaaaatatgcaaatataGATGCAAAGGAGTTAGATACCATTTTGCacaatttagaaaaaatttatgaaaataaaagtagcaaagtaaatataaacataaaagTATTAGTATatctatttaaaaattttatatttaaaaataaagaattaaaagCAAAGatatttctttcttttgcttttttgttatgctcaaaaatatcaataatATACACTCCTATCCTTTTATCCTCttttattgaaaatgtaaatttacaaacaaaattatcaaaCGATAGTTTGAACACGCTTTTTTCAAATGATCCTTGTGTTACGATATTATCAGCATATGTTTTATCCCGAGTTTTATCATCCACATTAAATGAACTAAGGAATAGTGTCTTTACTACTATAAGTCAACGAATATCAACATTTATaagtaaattatttttttataaaattcataACTTAAATTTAAACTTTATATTATCTAAAAAAAACGGAGAATTATCTATGGTATTTAATAGAGGATGCAAAAGTATTACAAACTTATTAAATGTAATAGTATTTCAAATTATTCCAATTATTTTAGAatttattctttatttatatatattatcatataaaatacattataGTGTTTCTGCTGTCACATGCCTTaatatgttattatatatattattcacaACTTTAGTGACAAAAAGAAGAACtattattagaaaaaatatgaacaagtcAGAACAAAATACCTTCAACATATTTCTAGATTCTATACAAAATGTCGAAcaagtaaaatattataccaATGAATTAcatgaattaaataaatttataaaagaacaaaaaatatatgaaaaagaagCTATAAATGTTCAAAAATCTTTATCTTTTCTAAATTTGGGACAACAAATGattcttaattttaatctatttttatgtttatatttaactTACTTAAATATAGCCAATGATGTTTTCCCATTTAGTTATCTAATATTAGtaaatacattattatttcagCTAGCTATGCCATTAAATATGTTCGGAACTATTTATCGagaaacaaaattaagCTTAGTAGATATAGAATGTATGATTCAAATTCTgatcaaaaaaatgaaatcaATTAATCATGGtcataaatatgatatccAAAAAGGAGATATCATCTTCAGCAATGTCACATTTAAATATCCACAAATTAACAACCAGTTTGatctcaaaaaatataaaaataatgtcgatgcaaataataaatcaatCCATAACATCCAACAAAATACaggaataataaaatctATTTGGAATTCCACTcttatctttttttctaaatttaaaacaaagTCAGAGgaaacaaaagaaaatataaaatcaaataatgaTCTATATAccattgaaaatattaacacaATGAACCCCGAAATTAAAGACAATCTAAACGATGAACTTAGAAAATCTATAACTAAAAGCATAATCACATCTTCTGATAACACTAATTcagaaacaaaaaataattatatttttcaaaatttttcatGCCATATTAACGATGGGGAAAAAGTAGCTATTGTAGGAAAAAGCGGGTTAGGAAAAAGtacattaataaaattgctattaaaattttatgaaatagaatcaggaaatatatatatagataataaaaacatacaaGATATCAATTTGTATACACTAAGAAGAAATATATCGGTAGTACCTCAAGatactatattatttaataatacaatttcttataatataaaatatggaaattTTCAATGTACTGATAAAGAAATGATTGAAGCATCAATTAAAGCTGAATTAcatgataaaattttaaatatggaaaataaatatgatactATTGTTGGTGAAAGAGGTACGAAATTATCAATCGGTGAAAAACAAAGAATATGTATAGCTAgatcttttttaaaaaattcaaaaattcTTATTCTCGATGAACATGCTAGTAATCtagataatgaaaataaaaaattaatagaaAAAGCTTTACATAAATTATGCTATGGAAAAACCACTTTTTTCATTACCCACTTAATGgataatttacaaaatatggaTAAAGTCATATATTTCTCTGGACAAAATATTCATGTAGGAAAACATTCTGAACTTATGAATCAAAATGAAGCATATAAAGAATTCTACaactcaaaaaataatataatctaA
- a CDS encoding U3 small nucleolar RNA-associated protein 15, putative — MSFFQPIELIRKKKTVLQDCKDYLFDFKIVKKENLNSPIKSVSIWREYAAIGCNDTVSLYDIKGKWLQKKYSCKENISFLKFRDDKMLGVGMENGNIELIGIFFFDRIKNLKGHKSSINDMCFSSNFQKLYSCSRDFTIKIWNILEGQCENTLDYHIDSVTSICMYKGDEDNYLISSSYDGYIYFYNLDKNENTNKLELKSPIEYIYIYKDEYICVAVKNVIKIYSLENMNFIKDIIITTKTIYFLNSFNKYIVAASIDASIYFIDPQIKHPEKTKVVSIFSTHQASKCISIYENTICLAENGGIWSIYAYCEGEKKTIKNKRKYSIINLEEEKYRFTNKNINHYIRTFKYNDALIEAINHESRSILSLIDYLSKQNMLLAACSTFCEERVLKILRFFKSKFVLDILMFEFFFSFLSANKWIETSKNKQILNLFKELQFAFSRMIRITDYYKNLKEITDDLKNK; from the exons ATGTCATTCTTTCAACCGATAGAGCTaataaggaaaaaaaaaacggtCCTACAAGACTGTAaagattatttatttgattttaaaattgtaaaaaaagaaaatttaaactCGCCGATTAAATCAGTAAGCATTTGGAGGGAATATGCAGCTATTGGCTGCAATGATACG GTTTCATTATATGACATAAAGGGAAAATGGTTGCAGAAAAAATACAGTTGCAAAGAGAATATtagttttttaaaatttcgAGATGATAAAATGTTAGGAGTTGGTATGGAAAATGGTAATATAGAATTGATAgggatatttttttttgatagaataaaaaatttgaaggGACATAAATCATCAATTAATGATATGTGTTTTAGTTcgaattttcaaaaattatattcatgtTCTCGTGATTTtactattaaaatttgGAACATATTAGAAGGGCAATGTGAAAATACGCTAGATTATCATATTGATAGTGTAACTAGTATTTGTATGTATAAAGGAGATGaagataattatttaattagtTCGAGTTATGatggatatatttatttttacaacttagataaaaatgaaaatacaaataaattagaaTTAAAGTCACCtatagaatatatatatatatataaagatgaatatatatgtgttgctgtaaaaaatgttattaaaatatattctcttgaaaatatgaactttataaaagatattATAATCACTACAAAAacgatatattttttaaatagctttaataaatacattGTAGCAGCTAGTATTGATgcaagtatatattttatagatCCTCAAATAAAACATCCAGAG aAAACAAAAGTTGTAAGCATATTTTCAACTCATCAAGCATCAAAATGTATAtcaatatatgaaaatactATATGTCTAGCAGAAAA tgGGGGTATCTGGagtatatatgcatattgtgaaggtgaaaaaaaaacgatcaagaataaaagaaagtattctattataaatttagag gAAGAAAAATACCGATtcacaaataaaaatataaatcattaTATTAGAACATTCAAATACAACGACGCATTAATTGAAGCAATTAATCATga AAGTAGAAgcatattatcattaataGATTATTTATCAAAACAAAACATGTTGCTTGCAGCATGTTCTACATTTTGTGAAGAAAgagtattaaaaattttaaggTTTTTCAAAAGCAAATTTGTTTTAGATATATTAATGTTTGAATTCttcttttcctttttaa gTGCGAATAAATGGATTGAaacttcaaaaaataaacagaTCTTGAATTTGTTTAAGGAATTACAATTT GCTTTTAGTAGAATGATAAGAATAACAGATTATTATAAGAACTTAAAAGAGATTACtgatgatttaaaaaataagtaa